A stretch of the Helicoverpa zea isolate HzStark_Cry1AcR chromosome 15, ilHelZeax1.1, whole genome shotgun sequence genome encodes the following:
- the LOC124636763 gene encoding histone-lysine N-methyltransferase ash1 isoform X3, producing MMRHVANATSAWTAPGEVWEYVSQLVSSYHDQHDCQFASGAAESVACGTSSSSSSSSSSSSSSSSSSSSSDSDTADAAGGSAHASPDDSNAALAADCQLQLIDDADLAELFPEQTSSAPAQQPNFSTFTVHNAAPDNDDKSIADNGDGSSSEMELTPQLVTAAIQRATADSSGSENECSNSDTGHQNTTHYASSLLQQFVAQTQLLSSTAPLTSINTAASSSLSCGLNPSSIDGVGTISDCVLGQINTLPEITPIAPNFLSSSQHLSPQQTEELSQNYKDLEEIASVADSVDISMTNPPSLEDCVDNNDFMTLDITQGGSELGSANDLLKSSPITLAGTDLNHLSQIDSQKLDTISTNSIESQEDVKNVIVESRRKRGRPRKVRKADEFDNNGTESHKEAKSVVNVINFHNNNDPPNVSPDSGILSNHNSPTHSPLRRHDVDESHSRLGRKSIQKENTTRRAMRSKSKSRSLAQNRSDSSECDYQKKRIETEIKQIKTEAPSPVPLKQEQNKFEKNKKVDHKLDIAALDRMLYATDRVLYPPRKKVGRKPQNKTKSAKNTPKTLKDKNQYDSGDSDDDSVTTNRSVLSGVYAKRKELNSKLANLPKKNNKSFANNTWRDNQSENEAAADDPLDPTWKQIDLNPKYKDILSGYKSDHEFKPYKSCSRLIESGYKSDYGCRSGYKSDYYRSGYKSDHKSGYKSDKSGYKTDNSVRSMRRRMRKLKKTRSVRDRSYYKNQKHFVSDQEILVLTNKTFSSLTLGHSSSDSECESYLRKPSASPKYVSVCTKYPLASKYDFGFSKMSQKHVLRLNSSDPFAPGPVFSGLQRPVTTCNIFKVSNNNNNNTMLKSPNKATYIGNSLPALKPAFTHKFGSSPICIAAKVSGPKKENDSSFKYFSRTLSPKNRKQLKNGNTSFSSSSKKDAPPKPLPSIFEKAKNSYVPNKSLSRNVFLNFKKPHIKPSYHIKKHRRTVVLAPPKINLKPTERLSRVTVKTENKHHRHRSKRRHRSRSVSKCRETYTKAVDLVDQRFSQDMDNLISNFIKLCQIAPKLITNVTQNPPKTTEKTSTEAAPTKVVKRGSKKRKTSDNQEIATPTSKRRHKKQLAESQNKGGKDTNEHKLPLKKRHYHINSSTGNSLSLSLVTSEFDENSKNGNSPEKFLCTETDCTGDVQSNTPEDSPKLKLSAEKGKKNCDNVKTSQVSNNQDIKSLNNEVASKSTKANNNASADNISVKINENNSTPTKNHSPNSQTDDELSIKKPTSEQSELSKKIYETSEKLKAVHKMVHDLEKSLPKSKDQEVKPESNKQETNKVSSPRSENKSSPTRHSAPIVTPKKRHRLEADKVISHSSLDQVVQSLSKKLSEEKSITSSDAKETKDVNQNNSKEDSKEAEKSDTAMSNSNTTSPNNANIDPLKSMSARSLYKSSIPPAQKSEIMTRKKNRLEGLTSNLVSKINPSAATKVLDTLLNNNIRKSIESRILEKEKNSSEPSGKATDEKIKNKEISQISTRATVIKSPVSKGKVLDTKKSKASEPHVEQTLVVNVDKPTGIFEPSIDLEDQIPKSSICVSNVLADANKAKSKAKTNDAKAANSLLAPIDTESEIPLALISETPDPIIRPKRGESIAAVISDKLQETTGGHNLRQTKRNLNTDTEEPNDNKKKKKANNILRESKLVLPARVLVPKVQAERLAIADSAKKISLTTKKSEANDSSDNKTVETSKKKTRRRKAINRTGFPNIKRKKKKIESSNITSDSHFTSDTDNNSAFERVPKDGEAMSSFLERTTSKKPELKVVLNKDECPKQGRLTVVALEKLQGKDVPSDNNNKVSKTADTVATEKKTSSSILRAPALQLKSKTEKEVKNHINKWEVLSETDSIPSLASSLSNDPEDSIPLSLLNLKSDRPVSRLDNLERLKRKTRAVSPSPEIEEIFSKRKVVERNCKIGLRPKSSLAVLCPSERRQTRSSDNTTEEPKVTKTKKPEIKKAVVETEKVTKPVAIANRRKSRSCQMNKKREVQSSSRESSLDTVVSRKFDSKSREPSLDTLENDPLPLNEKEIDFEKSIDVLSKNIICKKRVASSRDDSPASSVDNRDKPVISKRNPRLRKKFLAAGLFSDYYKEDPKPEGKGKNLVTQTEFPPGLLAPPPYCERWVRRRLQHFSLPYDIWWQQHYNQPVPSWNYKKIRTNVYYDVKPSAEECESVACNCAPASGCNEDCINRLVYSECSPQLCPCGDRCKNQRIQRHEWASGLEKFMTENKGWGVRTKHRITSGDFILEYVGEVVSDKEFKERMATRYARDTHHYCLHLDGGLVIDGHRMGGDGRFVNHSCRPNCEMQKWTSNGTFRMALFALRDIDPGEELTYDYNFSLFNPAVGQPCKCDSEDCRGVIGGKSQRITKQPVKTQSRTPSNASNQSQSSNGHQPRVGRPRKAVKCNKKSEQQAVNTCDIKTMTILKYQQHLNKLWQEPQMKPLTAKEKNIVKERHCFLLRNLDNVRRIRDRINLAIPGSPPPATTAAPPSAPALPAPAPAVPVAPTASCTVDPLAPARSVDEAGALARLRALRDVTRPPRPKDDPTLPKEQRLNVVLKAICRALKEVKDEKDRPLYTQLVRAKAERGKAPEGGPADLAAIETELEAGHCDTLAKFDSDVSSLLSSILREHGRLSTMGAAAAQIKKVYNSVKTDYADMLTKILGPEEPLPPGFLQKTKTEEVIMCICGLHVEEGLMVQCGGAGCGVWQHARCMRVTDTSVPHYCHHCQNTKVDREIPLDEYTEEGHQFYLSLMRGELQVRQGDTVYVLRDIPIDEKNPDVSQKNGDKADKPDSPKTKRVDRKKVKNIAKNKDKTEETAQNKEGEVRKHTYQTIGEISVSELDIFRVERLWKHKDTQERYVYGHHYLRPHETFHEPTRKFFHNEVMRVPLYEAVPIELVMSQCWVMDLNTYCKGRPVGALEPHVYICELRVDRGARLFTRSSRHKYPVCTRPYAFDHFPHRLKITRTYAPHEVSPEYLKGKAAKNAAATDKNKTASKDVKKKTTAPAITDAGKSCVSPGGGRSAAQSRWARAERVNGLARRLLARLGGRGAALDASYLLAPRRARRSVS from the exons TTCGCATCGGGTGCGGCGGAGAGCGTGGCTTGTGGAACTAGTTCGTCATCATCAAGCTCTTCGtcgtcatcgtcatcatcatcttcgtcaTCATCGTCTTCGGACTCTGACACCGCGGATGCCGCAGGCGGCTCCGCACATGCTTCGCCAGATGACTCCAATGCTGCACTGGCCGCGGACTGTCAACTACAG CTCATCGACGATGCAGACCTTGCGGAACTATTTCCAGAACAAACATCGAGCGCGCCGGCGCAACAGCCCAATTTCTCGACCTTTACTGTCCACAACGCGGCGCCGGATAACGACGACAAGTCCATTGCTGATAATG GTGATGGATCCAGTAGTGAAATGGAACTTACGCCTCAGCTGGTGACAGCTGCTATACAAAGGGCGACCGCCGATTCATCAGGATCGGAAAATGAGTGTTCCAACTCGGACACGGGGCATCAGAACACCACGCACTACGCTTCCAGCTTGCTTCAGCAATTTGTTGCACAAACTCAACTGCTGAGCAGTACGGCGCCTTTAACATCCATCAATACGGCAGCGTCATCTTCACTATCGTGTGGTTTAAATCCATCATCGATAGACGGCGTCGGGACAATCAGCGATTGTGTACTTGGCCAAATAAATACTTTGCCAGAAATAACTCCCATCGCGCCAAACTTTTTATCATCGAGCCAACATTTGAGTCCGCAGCAGACAGAAGAGCTTTCACAAAATTATAAAGACCTCGAAGAGATTGCTTCTGTTGCGGATTCTGTGGATATATCAATGACAAATCCACCTAGTCTCGAAGATTGTGTCGATAATAATGACTTCATGACATTAGATATCACTCAAGGAGGCTCCGAACTAGGAAGTGCTAATGATTTGTTAAAAAGTTCGCCTATAACTCTAGCTGGTACAGATTTAAATCACCTAAGTCAAATTGATTCTCAAAAGTTAGACACAATCAGCACGAACTCAATTGAATCTCAGGAAGATGTTAAAAATGTTATCGTAGAGTCTAGAAGAAAAAGGGGCAGGCCTCGGAAAGTTCGAAAAGCTGACGAATTTGACAACAACGGTACTGAATCTCATAAAGAAGCAAAATCTGTAGTAAACGTAAtcaattttcataataataatgacCCTCCGAATGTTTCTCCAGATTCTGGAATACTCTCGAATCACAACTCCCCCACGCATTCTCCGCTGAGACGTCACGATGTTGACGAAAGCCACAGTAGACTAGGTAGGAAATCTATTCAAAAGGAAAACACAACGAGAAGAGCCATGAGATCAAAATCCAAAAGCAGGAGCCTCGCTCAGAACAGATCAGATTCTAGTGAATGTGATTACCAGAAAAAGAGAATtgaaactgaaattaaacaaatcaaaacagAAGCTCCATCTCCAGTTCCACTTAAACAggaacaaaataaatttgaaaagAATAAGAAGGTTGACCATAAACTTGATATAGCTGCATTAGATAGAATGTTATATGCAACAGACAGGGTATTGTATCCTCCTAGAAAAAAGGTTGGGCGTAAACCGCAAAATAAAACGAAGTCTGCTAAAAACACGCCTAAAACTTTAAAAGACAAAAATCAGTATGACTCTGGTGATAGTGACGATGATTCTGTAACTACCAACCGGTCTGTGTTGTCAGGTGTGTACGCAAAACGTAAAGAACTAAATAGCAAGCTCGCTAACTTAcctaaaaagaataataaatcgTTTGCTAACAACACCTGGCGAGATAATCAAAGTGAGAATGAAGCAGCTGCAGATGACCCATTAGACCCAACTTGGAAACAAATCGATCTGAATCCTAAATATAAAGACATCTTATCGGGTTATAAAAGTGACCATGAATttaaaccctataaaagctGTAGTCGTCTGATAGAGTCGGGCTATAAGAGCGATTACGGCTGTAGATCTGGATATAAAAGTGATTACTACCGTTCGGGCTATAAAAGTGACCACAAGTCGGGTTACAAGAGCGATAAATCGGGATATAAAACAGACAACAGTGTAAGGAGTATGCGGAGACGCATGAGGAAACTAAAGAAGACTAGGTCAGTAAGAGATAGGTCGTATTACAAAAACCAGAAACATTTTGTATCAGATCAAGAGATACTTGTCTtgacaaataaaacattcaGCAGCCTAACTTTAGGTCACAGCTCAAGTGATTCGGAGTGTGAAAGCTACTTGCGAAAACCCAGTGCGAGTCCTAAGTATGTAAGTGTTTGCACAAAATATCCGCTAGCATCAAAGTACGACTTCGGGTTTTCAAAGATGAGCCAAAAGCACGTGTTAAGACTGAACTCATCAGATCCTTTCGCTCCAGGCCCAGTGTTTAGTGGTTTACAGCGGCCCGTAACAACTTGTAATATATTCAAAGTGAGtaacaacaacaataacaatactATGCTGAAGTCTCCAAACAAAGCCACATACATCGGCAATTCTTTGCCAGCACTAAAACCTGCATTTACTCATAAATTTGGATCGTCACCGATTTGCATAGCTGCTAAAGTTTCAGGACCGAAGAAGGAAAATGATAGtagttttaaatacttttcGAGAACATTGTCCCCTAAGAACcgcaaacaattaaaaaacgGAAATACTTCGTTTTCGAGCTCGTCGAAAAAAGATGCTCCGCCTAAGCCGCTTCCTAGTATTTTCGaaaaagctaaaaatagttATGTTCCGAACAAATCCTTATCGAGGAATGTTTTTCTAAATTTTAAGAAGCCACATATAAAGCCTTCGTACCACATCAAGAAACATAGACGTACAGTGGTTTTAGCACCTcctaaaataaatctaaaacccacggagaggctttCGAGGGTAACAGTTAAGACAGAGAATAAACATCATCGACATAGAAGTAAAAGACGGCATCGATCTAGATCTGTTTCTAAATGCAGGGAAACATATACAAAAGCTGTAGACCTCGTTGATCAAAGGTTTAGTCAAGATATGGACAACTTgatatcaaattttattaaattgtgtcaaatagcaccaaaattaattacaaatgtCACACAAAATCCGCCTAAAACTACAGAAAAGACATCCACGGAAGCAGCTCCTACTAAAGTAGTTAAAAGAGGATCGAAGAAACGCAAAACTTCGGATAATCAAGAAATTGCTACACCTACGTCTAAACGGAGACACAAAAAACAGCTAGCAGAATCTCAGAATAAAGGTGGAAAAGATACTAATGAGCATAAATTGCCCCTCAAAAAGCGGCATTATCACATTAACTCTTCTACAGGTAACTCATTGAGTCTTAGCTTAGTTACATCAGAATTTGACGAGAATTCTAAGAATGGAAATAGTCCTGAAAAGTTCTTATGCACCGAGACTGATTGTACTGGTGATGTCCAAAGTAATACACCCGAAGATTCGCCCAAACTAAAACTATCGGCAGAAAAAGGAAAAAAGAACTGTGATAATGTAAAAACTTCCCAAGTCTCCAACAATCAAGACATCAAAAGTCTTAATAATGAAGTTGCATCGAAAAGTACAAAAGCAAATAACAACGCATCTGCAGATAATATTTccgttaaaataaatgaaaacaataGCACACCCACTAAGAACCATTCTCCGAATTCCCAAACTGATGATGAACTATCTATCAAGAAACCGACGTCGGAGCAATCGGAACTTTCTAAGAAGATATACGAAACCTCCGAAAAGTTGAAGGCGGTTCATAAAATGGTGCATGATTTAGAAAAATCTTTACCTAAATCTAAAGACCAGGAAGTGAAACCAGAGTCaaataaacaagaaacaaataaagtttcTTCACCAAGATCCGAAAATAAATCTTCGCCTACACGACATTCCGCACCTATTGTAACACCGAAGAAGCGACATAGACTTGAAGCAGATAAGGTTATATCACATTCGAGTCTAGATCAAGTAGTACAGTCTTTATCCAAGAAGCTATCTGAAGAAAAATCGATTACATCTTCAGATGCGAAAGAAACCAAGGatgttaatcaaaataattccaAGGAAGATTCTAAAGAGGCTGAAAAGTCTGATACTGCAATGTCTAATAGTAATACAACATCGCCAAACAACGCGAATATAGATCCGTTGAAGAGTATGTCTGCTCGATCCTTATATAAAAGTTCAATCCCACCCGCTCAGAAGTCTGAAATAATGACGCGTAAAAAGAATAGATTGGAAGGTTTAACAAGTAATCTAGTTTCTAAAATAAATCCAAGTGCAGCTACTAAGGTTTTAGATAcactattaaataataatatacgtaAATCTATAGAATCTCGTATTTtagaaaaagagaaaaatagTTCAGAACCTTCTGGTAAGGCGACTGATGAAaagattaaaaacaaagaaatatctCAAATTAGCACAAGAGCAACAGTAATTAAGTCTCCAGTCTCGAAAGGCAAAGTTTTGGACACTAAAAAGTCCAAGGCATCAGAACCTCATGTTGAACAAACGCTTGTTGTGAATGTCGACAAACCAACTGGTATATTTGAACCATCAATTGATTTGGAAGATCAGATTCCCAAGTCTTCCATTTGTGTCAGTAATGTTTTGGCTGATGCTAATAAAGCCAAATCTAAAGCTAAAACGAATGACGCCAAAGCGGCAAATTCTCTACTGGCTCCTATTGACACCGAATCCGAGATACCTTTGGCATTAATATCAGAAACACCTGACCCAATTATAAGGCCAAAACGAGGAGAATCAATAGCTGCAGTCATATCAGATAAACTTCAAGAAACAACTGGTGGTCATAATTTAcgacaaacaaaaagaaatttGAATACAGACACTGAAGAGCCAAACGATaataagaaaaagaagaaggCTAATAATATTCTCAGAGAGAGTAAACTGGTTTTGCCTGCCAGGGTTTTAGTTCCAAAAGTACAAGCGGAACGTCTAGCCATCGCAGATTCCGCTAAGAAGATCAGCTTGACTACTAAAAAGTCCGAAGCTAATGATTCCAGTGACAATAAAACGGTGGAAACatcaaaaaagaaaactagAAGGCGCAAGGCGATTAATAGAACTGGCTTCccaaatattaaaagaaagaagaagaagatcgAAAGTAGCAACATCACCTCGGATAGTCATTTTACCTCCGATACAGATAATAATTCTGCATTTGAGCGCGTGCCTAAAGATGGTGAAGCTATGAGTAGTTTCTTAGAACGTACTACTAGTAAGAAGCCCGAGCTTAAAGTTGTGCTGAATAAGGACGAATGTCCCAAACAAGGCAGATTGACTGTTGTAGCTCTTGAGAAATTACAAGGCAAAGATGTCCCAAGTGATAACAATaacaaagtttctaaaactgcTGATACTGTTGCAACTGAGAAAAAGACTAGTTCATCTATTTTAAGAGCACCAGCCCTTCAGCTTAAGAGTAAGACTGAGAAAGAggttaaaaatcatataaataaatggGAAGTTCTAAGTGAAACAGATAGTATCCCATCTCTGGCCAGTTCCCTTAGTAATGATCCCGAAGACAGCATACCATTGAGccttttgaatttaaaatccGATAGACCAGTTAGTCGTCTAGATAATTTGGAGAGGCTAAAACGCAAAACAAGGGCCGTGTCACCATCTCCTgaaattgaagaaatattttctaaGAGAAAAGTTGTCGAGAGGAATTGTAAAATCGGCTTGAGACCAAAATCTAGTCTTGCAGTGTTATGTCCAAGCGAAAGAAGGCAGACTAGAAGTTCAGATAATACCACTGAAGAACCGAAAGTAACTAAAACAAAGAAACCGGAAATCAAGAAAGCAGTAGTTGAAACTGAGAAGGTAACTAAACCAGTTGCTATTGCTAATAGAAGAAAATCACGGTCTTGTCAAATGAACAAGAAACGAGAAGTCCAATCGAGTTCTCGAGAGAGTTCTTTAGACACCGTTGTAAGTCGCAAGTTTGATTCGAAGTCTAGAGAGCCCTCGTTAGATACTCTCGAAAATGATCCTCTGCCGCTAAATGAGAAAGAGATCGATTTTGAAAAGAGTATCGATGTATTATCGAAAAATATCATTTGTAAGAAGCGAGTGGCGTCATCTCGTGACGACAGTCCAGCAAGTAGTGTCGACAATAGGGACAAACCTGTAATATCGAAGAGGAATCCGCGCCTGCGCAAGAAGTTCTTAGCTGCTGGTTTATTCTCCGACTATTACAAGGAAGA TCCCAAACCGGAGGGTAAAGGCAAGAATCTAGTGACCCAAACGGAGTTCCCGCCTGGGTTGTTAGCTCCTCCGCCGTATTGTGAACGTTGGGTGCGCCGAAGGCTGCAACATTTCTCACTGCCTTATGACATATGGTGGCAACAGCATTATAACCAGCCTGTACCATCGTGGAACTATAAGAAGATACGCACAA ATGTTTATTACGATGTGAAACCATCAGCGGAAGAATGTGAAAGCGTTGCGTGTAACTGTGCCCCAGCATCAGGATGCAATGAAGACTGCATCAACAGATTGGTTTATTCCGAATGTTCCCCACAACTGTGTCCTTGcgg TGATAGGTGTAAGAATCAACGTATTCAGCGGCATGAATGGGCTTCGGGCTTGGAGAAGTTTATGACTGAGAACAAAGGTTGGGGCGTACGGACTAAACACAGGATCACTTCGGGAGATTTTATCCTGGAGTATGTTGGAGAGGTCGTTTCTGATAAGGAGTTTAAG GAGCGGATGGCGACTCGATATGCTCGAGATACGCATCATTACTGCCTACACCTAGACGGCGGTCTGGTTATAGACGGACACCGGATGGGAGGCGACGGACGATTCGTTAACCACTCCTGCAGGCCCAACTGTGAGATGCAGAAGTGGACCTCCAATG GCACCTTTAGAATGGCTCTCTTTGCCTTACGAGACATCGATCCTGGTGAGGAACTTACCTATGATTATAACTTCTCGCTGTTCaatcctgctgtgggtcag CCCTGCAAGTGCGATTCTGAGGACTGTCGTGGAGTTATTGGAGGCAAATCTCAAAGGATCACGAAACAACCAGTGAAAACTCAATCGCGGACTCCATCGAACGCGTCGAATCAGTCTCAGAGTTCAAACGGCCATCAGCCGCGGGTCGGTCGGCCGCGCAAAGCGGTCAAATGTAACAAGAAATCTGAACAGCAAGCTGTGAACACGTGCGATATCAAGACTATGACCATACTCAAGTACCAACAACATCTGAATAAGCTGTGGCAGGAACCTCAGATGAAACCGCTCACGGCCAAGGAAAAGAACATCGTTAAAGAACGACATTGCTTCCTTCTGAGAAACTTGGATAAT GTACGGCGTATCCGCGACCGCATCAACCTCGCTATCCCGGGCTCTCCTCCACCGGCCACCACAGCCGCCCCTCCCTCGGCCCCCGCACTCCCCGCACCGGCCCCCGCGGTCCCAGTAGCCCCCACTGCATCCTGCACAGTGGACCCACTGGCCCCGGCCCGCAGTGTGGACGAGGCCGGAGCACTGGCTAGATTGCGGGCGCTGCGTGACGTCACACGACCGCCGCGACCGAAGGACGATCCTACACTGCCGAAGGAACAGCGGTTGAATGTTGTGCTGAAGGCTATTTGTCGCGCGCTGAAGGAAGTTAAGG ACGAAAAAGACAGGCCACTGTATACACAACTAGTGCGAGCTAAAGCCGAGCGTGGCAAAGCCCCGGAAGGTGGTCCAGCTGACTTAGCAGCCATTGAAACAGAATTAGAAGCCGGACATTGCGACACATTGGCCAAGTTCGATTCTGATGTGTCATCGCTATTGAGTTCCATCTTACGGGAACATGGTCGCCTGTCGACTATGGGAGCTGCTGCCGCACaaattaaaaag GTTTATAATTCAGTGAAGACGGATTATGCTGATATGCTGACTAAAATACTTGGGCCTGAAGAACCCTTGCCTCCTGGGTTCTTGCAGAAAACTAAGACTG AGGAGGTGATCATGTGCATCTGTGGTCTGCACGTGGAAGAAGGCCTGATGGTGCagtgcggcggcgcgggctgCGGCGTGTGGCAGCACGCCAGGTGTATGCGCGTCACCGACACCAGCGTGCCGCACTACTGCCACCACTGCCAGAACACCAAG GTGGACCGTGAAATACCTTTGGACGAATACACGGAGGAAGGTCATCAGTTCTACCTGTCGCTGATGCGGGGCGAGTTACAAGTGCGACAAGGCGACACAGTCTACGTGTTGCGCGACATTCCTATTGATGAGAAGAACCCGGATGTCAGCCAGAAAAATGGCGACAAAGCGGATAAACCCGACTCGCCTAAAACTAAACGCGTTGATAGGAAGAAGGTTAAGAATATTGcgaaaaataaagataagaCTGAAGAAACTGCGCAGAATAAG gAGGGTGAAGTTCGCAAGCACACGTACCAGACCATCGGCGAGATTTCCGTATCAGAGCTGGACATATTCCGCGTGGAGCGTCTGTGGAAGCACAAGGACACGCAGGAGCGATACGTGTACGGACACCACTATCTGAGGCCGCACGAGACCTTCCACGAGCCCACTAGGAA GTTCTTCCACAATGAGGTGATGAGAGTGCCACTATATGAAGCAGTGCCTATCGAACTTGTGATGTCGCAGTGTTGGGTCATGGACCTCAATACTTATTGCAAG GGTCGCCCAGTAGGTGCTTTGGAGCCGCACGTGTACATCTGCGAGCTGCGCGTGGACCGCGGCGCCCGCCTGTTCACGCGCTCGTCCCGCCACAAGTACCCCGTCTGCACCAGACCATACGCCTTCGACCACTTCCCGCACAGACTCAAGATTACTAGGACTTATGCG CCTCACGAAGTGTCTCCTGAATATCTGAAAGGAAAAGCAGCTAAGAACGCTGCCGCTACTGATAAGAACAAAACTGCATCTAAAGAtgtgaaaaagaaaacaactgCGCCAGCAATTACGGATGCAGGAAAG AGTTGTGTGAGCCCCGGCGGCGGCAGGTCGGCTGCGCAGAGTCGCTGGGCGCGTGCGGAGCGCGTGAACGGTCTGGCGCGGCGGCTGCTGGCGCGGctgggcgggcgcggcgcggcgctggACGCCAGCTACCTGctggcgccgcgccgcgcccgccgctcCGTGTCCTGA